The following nucleotide sequence is from Aedes aegypti strain LVP_AGWG chromosome 3, AaegL5.0 Primary Assembly, whole genome shotgun sequence.
TAATGAAGGGGCCCCTGTACATAACTGATCCAAACCTCCTTCAAAACCTATGCTTATTATACTAATTTTTAGTTTGAGAGCATAAAAATTGTCAAGCTAGGTCGAACTTACAATGCTATGAGAAATCCGCACTGCAATTTTGGGGCCCCTATGatctcggggcccggtgcggaccgcacctaccgcacccccctagctacgctactgttgCTACTTTGACTTTTATGTATTGCGAATCGAATTGATTATTATTCAACGTGTGTGTACGAAATACGAACGTTGCTTAATTTGCACCGCGTCCGATCGTTCATTCTACGCCGATTCAACActaaatattgtaaaaaatctAACTCGAAACAAAAAGATGAActctgaactgaaactgaataaaaatcaaaaattgtacTATGAACGTTTTTAGAAAGTCGAGTCTAGTTCACGACACTAAACGGTCTTACAGTTAAGGTCGAAAAAAGCGTATCACACTCTaacggaattaaatggtattgcactaaattcagttttcatttggttggtgttcagacagactgaaccaagtgctttTAACTGGTTTCAATAAAACGTAACCAGTCATTTGaaatattcatttattttttgtattttttgttgtaataatgaatcttatctatttgatgataccaatccaaaatcaaaattaatggAGTCCATGACATATCTTAAGAACGCCAAAATATAACCTAGTttggtctgtctgaacaccgaccatttacTTGTAGGTATTCtgctaaacagctcgaagatttataatCAACTGACGATTCGTTTTTAGTAAGTAAATCACCCATATTGCATCAAAATACCGTTCAAAAACGTGTTTCACTACAAACCGAACGGaagaaatgcaaaaaatgtcttgaaagtCTTTTGGCCAGCTGGATGCGTTAAATACCCCTTAGTGCGTCGGTTGTGTTAATAAAGCGTGAATGATTTCGACGATGATGATAGAAGCGATTATCCGGGTGCAGGAATAATTGTTCGcttgcgaaaaaaaaagatagCTCTCGAATCGCATCTAAACCCCGATCGCAAGAGAGGGAGGAAGAGGACACAGCGGAAAACAACAAAGCTCCGCCATGAGTGGAATCGGATGTTGGGATCAGACAATGCGGCTGAATGGGATCGGAAGAGAGCACTCTTCTCGCACTGCGCACCGAACTCATCAATGTGGGAAAGCTAATTAGCGATGAGAGCCCTTGAATTATGATACAGTGAAAACGTATCTGAGAGTGGTTGTCGGCTTCAAACTGCGGAAAGTGAAGTGGCTTGATAGCTAATTTTGCATTCGCGTAAGTAGGCCGGTGAATTTGAACAACTGAATTAACGAAAAATGTCAGAACAAATCGTCGTTTCCCACTTTCGTTCAACGGATTTGATTCAACCGTTGAAGGAACAACCGGACACGGTTCATTTCAATGGGACGTTCCAGATACGACAGTTCAAGTCCAATCCGGATCTGGTGGCCCGCAAAGCTGTTGAGTACAACCGATTTGATCGTATTCCATCGCCTCCGGTTTGTGGTCCGCAAATGTTGCTGATGCATCGGAAGATGGAAAAACTGAATCCGCCCGTTCGACGGGTTGGTATGTTCTTACGATGTTTaagagatattttgaaaatggctTCTGATTATTTCCTATCAATTTTTGTAGCAAACACGTGTTTGTACGTCCGTCCAAGATCGATGGAAGGCAAAAACTGTGCATTTAAGCAAGAGGAGAATTGTGCACCGAGCAATGAAACGGATGAAATCAGGAAGCTTTGTCAAGGATTTGGTCAACAAATGTCACTTTTGAAGTAAAAATTATGTTTGTCTGCAAAAACAGTCATCACAATAAACAAAATGTGATTAACAGAAATCTCGTATCTTGttcaaatttattgaaaatgtaaAACATGCATTCGGTACCATGGCATAGTGGGACGGATTTAAAACATGACGGTCAAAAATTATAATTCAGCAAGGCTAAGCTGAGGGAAGTGAAATCGAGTCCCGCTGgtcaaggattttttctggtTTGAAATTTCTCGATTCCTCATgtcataaagtatcttcgtgcttgATCTATGATACACATATGCAAAAGTGGTCAATTggctaaggggtcgtccataaataacgtagcattttaggggaaGCGGGGTCTTTAAGAATTTGTTACGATGTGTGATGAGGGGGAGGGAGTGAATGTAGCATTCTGAATCATATCGGTGAAGAGAGTAGAGTTtgacaaactatttttttatcaaactttttttatttgttattgGTTATTGAACATTGGATTtgaaatgatgattcagcttcaagaAATTCACCTGACATTGGCTAGCggagatatcgagttgtggagaacTGCTGTACTTTTATTCGTGGTAATGTAAGTCCAAAATTTAGAATCAACTGAGAGTTCTTCGGCTTTTGACACTAACATTGTTTTATCAATGATAAAACAGTTGTAATAATAGGTAAAAAATAATGTCGGCTCTGTTATATCCTAATGCGTGGCTCAGATACGCTTAACGCACAGCTAATCAACAAttccaagctgagggtcgtgggttcaaatccagccaatcgagaatcttttcgtgttggaaattttctcgactttccagggcatatagtatatttgtacctgccacacaattaACAaaagcaaaaatgatcaataggCATAGAATAATAACTGTGGTAATGCTTATAGAACAATATGCAGAGAATCAGAGTCTGTACCAGTTGGGACGTtatgtcagaaagaagaagcagaTGTTCTAATGAGCGCCTTAGAGCCTGCCAAATATACAAAAtgagtgaaaaaatgttttcctAGCATCATATGTTTCGAACGAGTTGAAGCTTTCCGTAGCTTATTTTACGATTAGCATTTAAATTTTCTCAACTGATCTCCTAAGTAATGTAGACAATCAGACAACATGCTGCTcttttattcaaaagtaatttcAAAACTGTAAACAAGAGCTTTGCTCCCCGAAACAAATGGCCATCTGATAGAAAATGGAAACAAGAACTTTTCCAACTTTTCTAAAGAAGCATCATAGCAATACATAAATCAACAACCTCGGAGAACAAAATTGCCATTATTAAAGTGGACCTCCCCTGTCGCTCGGTCTGAAAACGCAATTCCTACTCGTTCCAGCAGCTGTAGGAAAAGAGAACAGATTCAGCCAACCCGGACTTCGAAGGTCTTCATCTGTTTATAAATGTCACCTCCTGAATGCCACTTTTCGCACCCAAAGTGAGACGTTAGGCACGACACCCGAACAGCGCAAAAACTACGCACAAGCCTCAAGTGGGCCCTAAAACGCTGCGTATACCAACAACAAGAGTAGGTAGGGCTGTCACCATCAACCgcgacaatatcggtgtaaatTGCACCATCAGCGAGGCGAACTGGAGTGCTTCTGTGTGTAGTCTGGAGACTGGAGAACGTACCGCGCCGTTGTTGTTCAGCAGAGCGGTACAGTATGGGTcatgaaaaatggaaaaatcatCATAATATtggaagaacaagcttttgatcttcaaacaaattttcaggccagccatgttgtatgctgaccaatatggactagctgttgtaataccgtTCGAGTTGGCGCTATAATTGAATTAGAAGAGTCACAAGGATTCAAAACCATGaagtttgagccgtcgcatgcctagttttgaggCTAAGACTTAGTGGTCCCATAGTACGGATTTTCCGGTGGTCATTTTGGTGCTCCAAAaagaccagaataaccatcaattcattcttttggcaaaatacatttaAACATAATAAATCGTTACGAGttgaacacaattcatttgtttttttggcgtcaatccgagtaatttcatcgaattatcCAGATTGGCTACCTCCCGcgtctccaggaaccggttccgcatggaccatactggaccgagtTTTTCAAGGTATGTGCACCTTATTACAGATtagtaattggttccttatcaCAGacaaattttatgacaaaatatccatcaaccggtACTAttcgatgtgaattacatacatAAAACTGcaatggaaacttacttttcggatgttccggatttccggaataACTAAATGATTTAAGAATCTCTATTAACAGTCCACGTAAAAACCTATTTAACAACATGAGGACTAGAcagtttcataaaaatcaaaatttctgggattcaaccagtcaccccctagtcctagttgcaatactaaaacaaactaccagtcaaattttcatccaatttggagaagattaggaggtgcctcatgtcgaatttgtgttttttggctattttttacattcaaaaaattctaacgagaatttggaaaaacgaaaatcaaaataaataccactagttgaacgtattattagtactttacaacttctgagaacactgtatgccgattagagatggttttgacctcatacatttgatttctgttcattaaagtacctgtaaaacatacatttctctacagtttttgttctacaagattcttaacctcatgactaatcataaaagttcaaccgtagtatcattcctttgttatttctgaacattattgtagtacatcatttttgtatccgaattacagataaattgtaaaaaatcgtcggaaatacgacatttcTCATTctcctgcatttagagctgctgccaaatggcgcaattgctgacatgctacaaaattgaacatagtagctttgctttttcaatgatggatgatgattgaagaaaacagctatcaaatgtcatcaacgcagtcgtgtttcaaacaacattcgcatttgatgccaagcaataacatat
It contains:
- the LOC110679637 gene encoding uncharacterized protein LOC110679637 → MSEQIVVSHFRSTDLIQPLKEQPDTVHFNGTFQIRQFKSNPDLVARKAVEYNRFDRIPSPPVCGPQMLLMHRKMEKLNPPVRRVANTCLYVRPRSMEGKNCAFKQEENCAPSNETDEIRKLCQGFGQQMSLLK